One window of the Nocardia huaxiensis genome contains the following:
- a CDS encoding dihydrofolate reductase family protein → MPKITAGLFISLDGVVAEPQDWHFPYFNEEMGAAVGAQMSDTLLLGRTTYDTFAEAWPPREADGGPDAAIAKTFGDARKIVVSRQRLEFTWRNSEQLDGDLLEAVTALKQEQSGSDIAISGSVSVVRQLLAAGLIDELHLLVHPVAQRAGERLFDEGTPIPLALLSAQPFKTGVVHLVYGPAEAPTGDYEDAKEHLPQ, encoded by the coding sequence ATGCCCAAAATCACCGCAGGACTGTTCATTTCACTCGACGGTGTCGTCGCCGAACCGCAGGACTGGCATTTCCCGTATTTCAACGAGGAAATGGGCGCCGCGGTCGGCGCTCAGATGAGCGACACCCTCCTGCTCGGCCGCACCACCTACGACACCTTCGCCGAGGCGTGGCCGCCGCGGGAGGCCGACGGCGGCCCGGATGCCGCCATCGCCAAGACCTTCGGCGACGCCCGCAAGATCGTGGTCTCCCGTCAGCGGCTCGAATTCACCTGGCGCAATTCCGAACAGCTGGACGGTGACCTGCTGGAGGCCGTCACCGCCCTGAAGCAGGAGCAGTCCGGTTCCGACATCGCTATCTCCGGCTCTGTCTCCGTGGTCCGGCAGCTGCTGGCGGCCGGCCTGATCGACGAACTGCACCTGCTGGTGCATCCGGTGGCGCAGCGCGCCGGTGAGCGCCTCTTCGACGAGGGCACGCCGATTCCGCTCGCCCTGCTCTCCGCGCAACCTTTCAAGACCGGTGTGGTCCACCTCGTCTACGGCCCCGCCGAGGCCCCGACCGGCGATTACGAAGACGCCAAAGAGCATCTTCCCCAGTAG
- a CDS encoding alpha/beta fold hydrolase produces the protein MRMHMKSPAALIAVALSAVLVTGCGSSDTADTASTSETRTAAADPASADGKGRYAAVDGGQLYYEIHGTGKPLILLHGGLATAEATFGAMVPALSANRQVILVELQAHGHTRDFGRPMGYESMADDVAQLIAHLNLGKADVAGYSLGGGVALQLAARNPDLVNRLALISSPYRSDGWMPETRAGMAAMNPDAMRETPMYQLYTAVAPDASGWTALVTKTRDLLGKDYDWTAQAAKIQAPALVVTAESDALYREHAVDTAARIGDGKSARLEIVPGTTHYDIMYRADLLLPLLTPFLDATT, from the coding sequence ATGCGAATGCACATGAAGTCCCCGGCCGCCTTGATCGCGGTGGCCCTGTCCGCCGTGCTGGTCACCGGTTGCGGCAGCAGCGACACCGCCGATACCGCGTCCACATCGGAAACCCGCACCGCCGCAGCCGATCCGGCGTCCGCCGATGGTAAGGGGCGGTACGCCGCGGTCGACGGCGGGCAGCTCTACTACGAGATCCACGGCACCGGAAAGCCTTTGATCCTGCTGCACGGCGGACTGGCGACCGCCGAAGCCACCTTCGGCGCCATGGTGCCCGCGCTGTCGGCCAACCGCCAGGTCATCCTGGTGGAATTGCAGGCCCACGGCCACACCCGCGACTTCGGCCGCCCCATGGGCTACGAGTCGATGGCCGACGATGTCGCGCAACTCATTGCGCACCTGAACCTCGGCAAGGCCGATGTGGCCGGTTACTCGCTCGGTGGCGGCGTGGCCCTGCAACTCGCCGCTCGCAATCCGGACCTGGTGAACCGCCTCGCCCTGATCTCCTCGCCCTACCGTTCCGATGGCTGGATGCCCGAGACCCGGGCGGGCATGGCCGCCATGAACCCCGACGCCATGCGCGAAACTCCGATGTATCAGCTGTACACCGCCGTCGCACCCGACGCGTCGGGCTGGACCGCCCTGGTCACCAAGACCAGGGATCTGCTCGGCAAGGACTACGACTGGACCGCGCAGGCGGCGAAGATCCAGGCCCCCGCCCTGGTCGTCACCGCCGAATCCGACGCCCTCTACCGAGAGCACGCGGTGGACACGGCCGCCCGGATCGGTGACGGTAAGTCCGCTCGCCTCGAAATCGTGCCCGGCACAACGCACTACGACATCATGTACCGCGCCGATCTGCTCCTGCCCCTGCTCACCCCGTTCCTGGACGCCACCACCTGA
- a CDS encoding DNA topoisomerase IB has translation MVRLRRSVIHGPGIARRRCGRGFTYRTSAGAPVSDAETLNRIRALAIPPAWRKVWICPHPNGHIQAVGRDIAGRRQYLYHEQWRRERDEEKFDRVLELAALLPRLRAQLRIDLSQRGLHEHRVLAVAIALLDSGVFRVGGEEYAESHGTHGAATLLRAHARVADDEIRFDYPAKGSIQQQVTVRDRLLAKVIRALLGSPAGSARLLVHRNGRGYREVRADDVNARFRELTGPEFSVKDLRTWQATALAAADFATSPRPASIRGRRAVIKQVMTDVAEVLGNTPAVARASYVDPRVVRAYENGTTIAAALRRAARAHDAEEQRNIVDRAVIRLLRGAHRPDA, from the coding sequence ATTGTGCGATTGCGGCGCAGCGTGATCCACGGACCCGGCATCGCCCGCCGGCGCTGTGGACGCGGCTTCACGTACCGAACCTCCGCGGGCGCTCCGGTATCCGACGCGGAAACACTGAATCGTATTCGGGCGCTGGCGATTCCGCCCGCGTGGCGGAAGGTGTGGATCTGCCCGCATCCGAACGGGCACATCCAGGCCGTGGGCCGGGACATCGCGGGACGGCGGCAGTACCTGTATCACGAGCAGTGGCGCAGGGAACGCGACGAGGAGAAGTTCGACCGGGTGCTCGAACTCGCCGCGCTACTGCCGCGCCTGCGCGCACAACTGCGAATCGATCTGTCGCAGCGGGGATTACACGAGCACCGGGTGCTCGCGGTGGCCATCGCGCTGCTCGATTCCGGGGTGTTCCGGGTCGGGGGCGAGGAGTACGCCGAATCCCACGGCACCCACGGCGCCGCCACCCTGCTGCGCGCACACGCGCGGGTCGCGGACGACGAGATACGCTTCGACTATCCCGCCAAGGGCAGCATCCAGCAGCAGGTGACGGTCCGGGATCGATTGCTCGCCAAGGTGATTCGAGCCCTGCTGGGTAGCCCGGCAGGTTCGGCCAGGCTGCTCGTCCACCGGAACGGCCGCGGTTACCGCGAAGTACGCGCCGACGACGTCAACGCCCGCTTCCGCGAGCTGACCGGACCGGAGTTCAGCGTCAAGGATCTGCGGACCTGGCAGGCCACCGCACTGGCGGCCGCCGACTTCGCCACCTCGCCCCGGCCCGCCTCGATACGCGGGCGCAGAGCGGTGATCAAACAGGTCATGACGGATGTCGCCGAGGTGCTCGGCAATACCCCCGCCGTCGCCCGCGCCTCGTATGTCGATCCGCGCGTGGTGCGGGCCTACGAGAACGGTACGACGATCGCCGCCGCCCTGCGCCGGGCCGCCCGTGCGCACGACGCCGAGGAACAACGAAACATCGTGGACAGGGCGGTGATTCGGCTGCTGCGCGGCGCGCACCGGCCGGACGCCTGA
- a CDS encoding glycoside hydrolase family 76 protein: MDHRNAGLSRRRVLIATGASIGLAALTRPAPTGRITRNVSSYAAGVEGCCARAELAEQAVVQRHVRTVWGRPWARLGRLVWPAAVVDQSFVRWCYWWQAQLLDCAVDAAQRGRDPERIGRVSALARGIRTRNLTGWTNRYYDDMGWLAIALERADRLLGVRFGNAVGDLKSALFDGWNPVVGAVPWRMGDDYYNAVAIGPTGIAMARLGEVSRARQLAEFLHTRLRDPATGLILDGVHEPGGQVNPTVLTYCQGVAIGLETELAMRTGDVDHRNRATDLVAATATGLTRAGVIAAAGGNDSGLFMGILARYLAETALALGNTTAARIVHESARAAWDNRAEVQGLPLFGMDWSRPVTVPGTPEAVAQLFPSAVSPSENLSPDLSVQLSGWMLLEADYRLTAAGL; this comes from the coding sequence ATGGATCACCGGAATGCAGGGCTCAGCCGGCGTCGGGTGCTGATCGCGACCGGGGCCTCGATCGGGCTCGCCGCACTCACGCGCCCGGCGCCGACGGGGCGGATCACCCGGAATGTGAGTTCGTACGCGGCCGGGGTCGAGGGATGCTGCGCGAGAGCCGAGTTGGCGGAGCAGGCGGTCGTGCAGCGTCACGTGCGGACGGTGTGGGGGCGGCCCTGGGCTCGGCTGGGCAGGCTCGTGTGGCCCGCAGCGGTGGTGGATCAGTCATTCGTGCGGTGGTGCTACTGGTGGCAGGCGCAGTTGCTCGACTGTGCGGTCGATGCGGCGCAGCGCGGCCGGGATCCGGAACGGATCGGGCGGGTGTCGGCGCTCGCGCGGGGGATTCGAACCCGGAACCTGACGGGCTGGACCAACCGGTACTACGACGACATGGGGTGGCTGGCCATCGCGCTCGAGCGCGCCGATCGGCTGCTGGGCGTCCGGTTCGGGAACGCTGTCGGCGACTTGAAGAGTGCCCTGTTCGACGGCTGGAATCCGGTGGTCGGGGCTGTGCCGTGGCGGATGGGCGACGACTACTACAACGCCGTGGCCATCGGCCCGACCGGAATCGCCATGGCGCGCTTGGGCGAAGTGTCCCGTGCCCGGCAGCTGGCCGAGTTCCTGCACACCCGATTGCGGGATCCCGCCACCGGTCTGATCCTCGACGGCGTCCACGAGCCCGGCGGCCAGGTGAACCCCACCGTACTGACCTACTGCCAGGGCGTCGCCATCGGCCTGGAAACCGAATTGGCAATGCGCACAGGAGATGTGGACCATCGCAACCGTGCGACGGATCTCGTCGCCGCGACCGCGACCGGGCTCACGCGCGCCGGGGTCATCGCCGCGGCCGGCGGCAACGACTCCGGGCTGTTCATGGGCATTCTCGCCCGCTACCTCGCCGAAACCGCACTGGCCCTGGGCAATACGACCGCCGCACGGATAGTGCACGAGTCCGCCCGCGCCGCATGGGACAACCGCGCCGAGGTCCAGGGTCTCCCACTGTTCGGCATGGACTGGTCCCGCCCGGTCACGGTCCCCGGCACGCCGGAAGCCGTCGCCCAGCTGTTCCCTTCCGCCGTATCGCCTTCGGAGAATCTGAGCCCGGACCTGTCGGTGCAGCTGAGCGGCTGGATGCTGCTCGAAGCGGACTACCGGCTCACCGCCGCCGGACTCTGA
- a CDS encoding alpha/beta fold hydrolase translates to METITTPAGIELAFDRISGGDAGTVILIGGAFSYRTFPKMVELAEKLADQYGLTVVNYDRRGRGDSSDSPGVYDVENEIDDLAALVEELGGNAAVFGWSSGAGLALRAAASGRVPGITKVIAFEPPFVVDRENFVPATDVTERLHALIASGKRADIVKYYMPNAMGMPRLLTAIMRFTPFWKNLLATAPATGHDWAIMAPFMRGEALRSADWEGVQVPTLVISGGKSDALLRTAARAITAVLPNARHEELAKLSHNPNVDLLVPVAGKFLIDSDRFVA, encoded by the coding sequence ATGGAGACCATCACCACGCCCGCGGGGATAGAGCTGGCCTTCGACCGCATTTCCGGAGGCGACGCCGGAACCGTCATCCTGATCGGCGGTGCGTTCAGCTACCGCACCTTCCCGAAAATGGTGGAATTGGCCGAGAAATTGGCCGATCAGTACGGGCTCACGGTCGTGAATTACGACCGGCGCGGCCGGGGCGACAGCTCCGATTCGCCGGGCGTGTACGACGTCGAGAACGAAATCGACGATCTGGCAGCGCTGGTCGAGGAGCTGGGCGGCAATGCCGCCGTATTTGGGTGGTCCTCGGGTGCGGGCTTGGCGCTGCGGGCCGCCGCTTCCGGGCGGGTGCCGGGCATCACGAAGGTGATCGCTTTCGAGCCGCCGTTCGTGGTGGACCGCGAAAACTTCGTTCCCGCAACGGATGTGACCGAGCGACTGCACGCGTTGATCGCCTCGGGCAAGCGCGCCGACATCGTGAAGTACTACATGCCGAACGCGATGGGCATGCCGCGGCTGCTGACCGCGATCATGCGCTTCACCCCCTTCTGGAAGAACCTGCTGGCGACCGCCCCGGCCACCGGCCACGATTGGGCGATCATGGCGCCGTTCATGCGCGGGGAGGCCCTGCGTTCCGCCGATTGGGAAGGCGTTCAGGTTCCCACGCTGGTCATTTCGGGTGGCAAGAGCGACGCGCTGCTGCGGACCGCCGCCCGCGCGATCACCGCGGTGCTGCCGAATGCGCGGCACGAGGAATTGGCGAAGCTGAGCCACAATCCGAATGTCGATCTGCTGGTGCCGGTTGCCGGAAAATTCCTCATCGACTCGGATCGCTTCGTGGCCTGA
- a CDS encoding iron chaperone, with the protein MSPQTETKTTVGFSADERAAMKEHAKELKTAARRGSKATKADGEADVLAKIAEMQEADRVLAERIHAIVKANAPALSPKLWYGMPSYARDGKVVCFFQSAEKFKARYATFGFNDTARLDDGAMWPTAFALTTLTAAAEAQIADLVKRAAA; encoded by the coding sequence ATGTCCCCTCAGACCGAAACCAAGACCACCGTAGGCTTCTCGGCCGATGAGCGCGCCGCCATGAAGGAGCACGCCAAAGAGCTCAAGACGGCCGCCCGCCGCGGTTCCAAGGCCACCAAGGCCGACGGCGAGGCCGATGTGCTCGCCAAGATCGCCGAAATGCAGGAGGCGGATCGGGTGCTGGCCGAACGGATTCACGCCATCGTGAAGGCCAATGCCCCGGCCCTGTCGCCCAAGCTCTGGTACGGCATGCCCTCCTACGCTCGCGACGGCAAGGTGGTGTGTTTCTTCCAGTCCGCCGAGAAGTTCAAGGCCCGCTACGCGACCTTCGGCTTCAATGACACCGCCCGGCTCGACGACGGCGCGATGTGGCCGACGGCCTTCGCCCTGACCACCCTGACCGCGGCCGCCGAGGCGCAGATCGCGGACCTGGTGAAGCGGGCCGCGGCCTGA
- a CDS encoding ATP-binding protein, producing the protein MSKQKVSAGISDREAEVLALVGQHRSNAEIAAELFISVRTVETHVSSLLRKVGVPDRRALAQRAAELTATAEPVSETVAILPSPLTSFIGRDQERAALRAAVAGNRQVTALGPGGVGKTRLALAVAADLAADFTDGAWFVDLVPVTDPAMTGSAVARALGLGEHQARSLEDSVLTALGDRHSLLVLDNCEHLLDGVAPFIERLLACCPRVTVLATSRARLLVPFEQVYTVPPMALSADGDATVDAIALFLDRAAALGWPVDPAQLDQVSEICQRLDGLALAIELAAARLPTLGIDGLTASLADPLRLLVGGRRADDRHRSVRAMLDWSQALLTTEDRILLRRIAVFVAPFTAADATKVAGYDPLEPLSVIEGLARLAEQSLLTAVPTASGTRYRALETIRQYENEQLVSTGELTETLAHHLHWCLATATELAAELPRTAGSRRTRTNPAAPSGQRPHALADAAYPLGEPKSTGAWRIRFDAVADDIRAALAWASEQDAHRADAHTLAATLARLAFHRNLIGEAQRRYEQAAALTDDPAAAASALRHAAEVAGCRMRGEDMYRLYRAAADIARTAGDSAAAARDLATAAITVFRLSDAFPEPPAPDEAANLLAQARELAGDDPASRAAIALAECGILTDDTESTPGEQHSPDVMQFASKRANSTSSTTAHDASGSTATGYDASNSTATRRDASGSTTAGHGVEQDTAATTPPAPHGAGSETTAGGPESIAFHSISRDELTAAPSGSASESETLAERAISRAQRAVDLAQRIREPLALSAALDALAAAQCWTGDIFATAATSQRRVELLAGVPITPGSALERVNALAEASDSCIGVGDLAGARRWGQELRDLPLLAERGDFATSRLLVADALAGHVADVLTGSERFLDAWLLSGRPHAPNLAPAAASVALAHGLCGDDNARVEWLGIVGELGVTAEQSAAYSAVFDALVLLHQGQPGPALTVLATDPDTMDAQVIWIWRHWYLALRAEAAVLARDPKARDHLAAARNTVSGNPAATALVDRAEALLDEDPARLRAVADAFAAAHWPYQQARTLALVDGDRSALAALGLDKSAPE; encoded by the coding sequence GTGTCGAAACAAAAGGTCTCCGCCGGAATCTCGGACCGGGAGGCCGAAGTCCTGGCTCTGGTCGGGCAGCATCGCAGCAATGCCGAGATCGCCGCCGAGCTGTTCATCTCGGTCCGCACCGTCGAAACCCATGTGTCCTCGCTGCTGCGCAAGGTCGGCGTCCCCGACCGGCGCGCGCTGGCGCAGCGCGCGGCCGAACTCACCGCGACCGCCGAACCGGTGAGCGAAACCGTCGCCATCCTGCCGTCCCCGCTGACCTCGTTCATCGGCCGCGACCAGGAACGCGCCGCATTGCGGGCCGCCGTCGCGGGCAATCGCCAGGTGACCGCGCTCGGGCCCGGCGGCGTCGGCAAGACCCGGCTGGCGCTGGCGGTGGCCGCCGATCTGGCCGCCGACTTCACCGATGGCGCCTGGTTCGTGGACCTGGTCCCCGTGACCGATCCGGCCATGACCGGATCCGCCGTGGCCCGCGCGCTCGGGCTCGGCGAACACCAGGCGCGCAGCCTCGAGGATTCGGTGCTCACCGCCCTCGGCGATCGGCACAGCCTGCTCGTGCTCGACAACTGTGAGCATCTGCTCGACGGCGTCGCCCCGTTCATCGAACGATTGCTCGCCTGCTGCCCGCGCGTGACGGTGCTGGCCACCAGCCGCGCCCGCCTGCTCGTGCCCTTCGAGCAGGTCTACACCGTTCCCCCGATGGCCCTCAGCGCCGATGGCGACGCCACGGTGGACGCCATCGCGCTCTTCCTGGACCGGGCCGCCGCCCTCGGCTGGCCCGTGGATCCCGCTCAGCTGGACCAGGTTTCGGAGATCTGCCAGCGCCTGGACGGTTTGGCCCTGGCCATCGAACTGGCCGCCGCCCGCCTGCCCACCCTCGGAATCGACGGCCTCACCGCCAGTCTCGCCGACCCGCTGCGACTACTCGTCGGTGGCCGACGCGCCGACGACCGCCACCGCTCCGTGCGCGCCATGCTCGACTGGAGCCAAGCCCTGCTCACCACCGAAGACCGAATCCTGTTGCGCCGCATCGCCGTCTTCGTCGCCCCCTTCACCGCCGCCGACGCCACGAAGGTGGCGGGATACGACCCCCTGGAACCACTCTCGGTCATCGAGGGCCTGGCGCGGCTCGCGGAACAGAGCCTGCTCACCGCGGTGCCGACCGCGAGCGGCACCCGCTACCGCGCCCTGGAAACCATTCGCCAGTACGAGAACGAACAGCTCGTCAGCACCGGCGAACTCACCGAAACCCTTGCCCACCACCTGCACTGGTGTCTGGCCACCGCCACCGAGCTGGCCGCCGAACTCCCGCGCACAGCCGGCAGCCGACGCACGCGAACCAACCCGGCTGCCCCCTCCGGACAGCGCCCGCACGCCCTGGCCGACGCGGCGTATCCGCTCGGCGAACCGAAATCCACCGGTGCGTGGCGCATTCGCTTCGACGCGGTGGCCGATGACATCCGCGCGGCCCTCGCCTGGGCATCGGAACAGGACGCTCACCGCGCCGACGCCCACACCCTCGCCGCGACCCTGGCCCGACTCGCCTTCCACCGCAACCTCATCGGCGAAGCCCAGCGCCGCTACGAACAGGCCGCCGCCCTCACCGACGACCCGGCCGCCGCCGCATCCGCCCTGCGCCACGCCGCCGAAGTGGCCGGCTGCCGCATGCGCGGCGAGGACATGTACCGCCTCTACCGCGCCGCCGCCGACATCGCCCGCACCGCAGGCGATTCGGCCGCCGCCGCCCGCGACCTGGCCACCGCCGCCATCACCGTCTTCCGCCTCTCCGACGCCTTCCCGGAGCCACCGGCACCGGACGAAGCCGCGAACCTGCTGGCCCAAGCCCGCGAACTCGCCGGAGACGACCCCGCCAGCCGAGCGGCAATCGCCCTGGCGGAGTGCGGGATTCTCACCGATGACACCGAATCGACACCGGGCGAACAACACTCGCCGGACGTCATGCAATTCGCCTCGAAACGAGCAAATTCCACCTCTTCCACCACCGCACACGACGCCTCCGGCTCGACCGCCACCGGGTACGACGCCTCCAACTCGACCGCCACCCGGCGCGATGCCTCCGGCTCAACCACCGCCGGGCACGGAGTCGAACAGGACACAGCCGCGACCACACCCCCCGCCCCGCACGGAGCAGGTTCCGAAACGACTGCGGGCGGGCCGGAATCCATTGCCTTCCACTCGATCTCGCGGGATGAGCTGACCGCCGCGCCGAGCGGCTCGGCATCCGAGTCGGAAACGCTGGCCGAGCGGGCCATCTCGCGTGCGCAGCGGGCAGTCGACCTTGCGCAGCGCATCAGGGAGCCGCTGGCGCTCAGCGCCGCGCTGGACGCGCTCGCGGCCGCACAGTGCTGGACGGGTGACATCTTCGCGACCGCGGCGACCTCCCAGCGGCGGGTCGAACTGCTCGCGGGGGTGCCCATCACGCCGGGGAGCGCGCTGGAAAGGGTGAACGCGCTGGCCGAGGCGTCGGACAGCTGCATCGGGGTGGGCGATCTGGCGGGTGCGCGCCGGTGGGGGCAGGAGCTGCGGGATCTGCCACTGCTGGCGGAGCGCGGGGACTTCGCCACCTCCCGGCTGCTGGTGGCCGACGCCCTGGCGGGCCATGTCGCCGACGTGCTCACGGGGAGCGAGCGGTTCCTCGACGCATGGCTGCTCTCCGGCCGCCCGCACGCCCCGAATCTCGCTCCGGCGGCGGCCTCGGTCGCCCTGGCGCACGGCCTGTGCGGGGACGACAACGCGCGAGTGGAATGGCTGGGCATCGTCGGCGAGCTGGGGGTGACGGCCGAGCAGAGTGCCGCCTACAGTGCGGTTTTCGACGCGCTCGTCCTCCTGCACCAAGGACAGCCCGGACCCGCGCTGACCGTACTGGCCACCGACCCCGACACCATGGACGCTCAGGTCATCTGGATCTGGCGGCACTGGTATCTGGCGCTGCGTGCCGAGGCGGCCGTCCTCGCCCGCGATCCCAAGGCCCGCGATCACCTCGCCGCGGCGCGAAACACGGTGTCGGGCAATCCCGCTGCCACCGCCCTCGTGGACCGCGCCGAGGCCCTGCTCGACGAGGATCCGGCCCGCCTGCGGGCCGTCGCGGACGCCTTCGCGGCGGCGCACTGGCCGTATCAGCAGGCCCGGACCCTGGCCCTCGTCGACGGTGACCGGAGCGCGCTGGCCGCCCTCGGCCTCGACAAGTCCGCACCCGAGTAG
- a CDS encoding VOC family protein has translation MNESITETRQKSTLSSGNAGIKTVLHPVSDLAKAKRVYAALLGVEPEVDGTYYVGFEAGGQHIGLVPGGGPQGMTSPVAYWHVTDIEATLAAVTDAGGTVREPIREVGGGRRVATLTDPDGNVLGLLQDPAN, from the coding sequence ATGAACGAGAGCATCACGGAAACCAGGCAGAAGAGCACCCTGAGCAGCGGGAACGCCGGAATCAAGACCGTGCTGCATCCCGTGTCCGATCTCGCGAAGGCCAAGCGGGTGTACGCCGCACTGCTCGGGGTGGAACCCGAGGTCGACGGCACCTACTACGTGGGCTTCGAGGCCGGCGGCCAGCACATCGGGCTGGTGCCCGGCGGCGGCCCGCAGGGCATGACCTCGCCCGTCGCCTACTGGCACGTGACCGATATCGAGGCCACGCTGGCCGCGGTCACCGACGCCGGCGGCACCGTGCGGGAGCCCATCCGCGAGGTGGGCGGGGGCCGCCGGGTCGCCACCCTCACCGATCCGGACGGCAATGTGCTCGGCCTGCTGCAGGACCCCGCCAACTGA
- a CDS encoding NAD-dependent epimerase/dehydratase family protein, translating into MRVVVVGGTGNVGTAVVETLAADPAVTSILGLARRVPERRIDKTEWGAADVRVDDLEPLLWGADAVIHLAWAFQPMRRPLETWRTNVTGTARVLKAVAAESVPVFVYASSVGAYAPRRDARPVTESWSTDGWPAAGYTREKAYVERMLDSFVQSRPACRVVRMRPGFIFQRGAASAQRRLFAGPLLPNRLVRAGLVPFVPAPPGLMFQAVHSRDVAEAFRLALVRDVAGPFNLAADPVVDAHVLGELLSARPIPIPAALLRTAVAAAWHLRLIPVDPQLLDAFLRLPLMDATRARTELGWNPRHSSTDALRELLDGLHDAAGLDTPPLARKAGGPLRVREFTSGMGGSDPVDREPMRRMDYRQEDIGSEHSLVTTATPSRPASAEPESPRGLGGMDL; encoded by the coding sequence ATGCGCGTGGTGGTCGTGGGCGGTACCGGCAATGTCGGGACCGCGGTGGTGGAGACGCTGGCCGCGGATCCGGCGGTGACCTCGATTCTCGGGCTGGCGCGCCGGGTGCCGGAGCGCCGGATCGACAAGACCGAGTGGGGCGCGGCCGATGTGCGCGTCGACGATCTCGAGCCGCTGCTGTGGGGCGCGGACGCGGTGATTCACCTGGCGTGGGCGTTCCAGCCGATGCGCCGGCCCTTGGAAACCTGGCGCACCAATGTCACTGGGACCGCGCGCGTTTTGAAAGCGGTGGCCGCCGAGTCGGTTCCGGTGTTCGTGTACGCCTCGTCGGTGGGTGCCTACGCGCCGCGCCGCGACGCCCGGCCGGTGACCGAGAGCTGGTCCACCGACGGCTGGCCCGCCGCCGGATACACGCGGGAGAAGGCGTACGTCGAGCGGATGCTGGACAGCTTCGTGCAGTCCCGTCCGGCCTGCCGGGTGGTGCGCATGCGCCCCGGATTCATCTTCCAGCGCGGCGCCGCCAGTGCGCAGCGGCGGCTGTTCGCCGGTCCGCTGCTGCCGAACCGGCTGGTGCGGGCGGGCCTCGTACCGTTCGTGCCCGCGCCGCCGGGGCTGATGTTCCAGGCGGTGCACAGCCGGGACGTGGCCGAGGCTTTCCGGCTCGCGCTGGTCCGGGACGTGGCGGGACCGTTCAATCTCGCGGCGGATCCGGTGGTCGACGCGCACGTGCTCGGCGAGCTGCTGAGCGCGCGTCCGATCCCGATACCGGCGGCGCTGCTGCGGACCGCGGTCGCCGCGGCCTGGCATCTGCGCCTCATCCCCGTCGACCCACAGCTGCTGGACGCTTTCCTGCGCTTGCCGCTCATGGATGCCACGCGGGCGCGCACCGAGCTCGGCTGGAACCCGCGGCACAGCTCGACCGACGCGCTGCGCGAACTGCTCGACGGCCTGCACGACGCCGCCGGCCTCGACACTCCCCCACTGGCCCGGAAGGCGGGCGGCCCGCTGCGCGTGCGGGAATTCACCTCGGGCATGGGCGGTTCCGATCCCGTCGACCGTGAGCCGATGCGCCGCATGGACTATCGACAGGAGGACATCGGCTCCGAGCACAGTCTGGTCACCACCGCGACCCCGTCCCGGCCCGCCTCCGCCGAACCGGAATCCCCGCGCGGCCTCGGCGGCATGGACCTGTGA